A window of Solanum stenotomum isolate F172 chromosome 3, ASM1918654v1, whole genome shotgun sequence contains these coding sequences:
- the LOC125859004 gene encoding uncharacterized protein LOC125859004 produces MIDKALFWNIQSVNTQNAFGRLVDLNRRNNYNFIALMEPFQAPREIHNFRVRLGFDNAFVNSSGKIWIFWRNEWEGVVVQNAIQQLTMKFSWGGRIFFITSIYARCDAMERLELWEELEEMDTAGSPWLGGGGFNVILNKEEKLGGQEFSQHEATDFATCINSCTLTEVRFTGSKYTWWNGRINDAYIFERLDRVLVNQEFLDVIPQVEVQHLSRQDFTGSPFLELHVKMKKVKKALVEWSKVEYGNIFVQIATLEDVLLVKEAQFELLPSPENRAELFKAEAELKKFLKLEEDFWRQKAGMKWFVEGNRNSKFFHSYVQGKRRKLHITKIQDVHGNILTDDTRIGEEAITIFQQQFMETNINQDYSMLDYIPLLISGEDNNAMIKLPDMEEVKMVVFQLDGNSAAGPDGFSGLFFQECWDIVSQDVTNVVRAFFCGQTLPRYITHTNLVLLPKKDLVRSLSDLRPISLSCFINKVISRVLHGRIAAVLPKLISPNQSGFVKGRSISENVLLAQEIIGDINKRNKHTNVVVKLDMTKAYDRVSWVFMTKVLRKFGFSEVIIDMICRLLSNNWYSICINGQIHGLFQSTRGLKQGDPLSPTLFIIGAEVLSRALNALHSDSSYLGYGLPKWSPNINHMSYADVTILFCSGDKRSIIKMMMVLRRYEEVSGKLINKAKSYFYLHEKTPLIFSIRLRKLTGIRKGEFPMTYLGCTVCYGRKKSSYFEDLMRKVARRILSWQNKFLSFGGNFILINHILQSMPIHLLAALTPPKGVIRKLHQLFAKIFWSATNAEKRKHWVAWEEMCYPVNEGGLGFRSLESVYIGNKYCKKRHPVLAVGTGASQAWRSMINGREEVEPYIWWQLKNGNSSFWFDNWTNFGALYYTEGELAVEEERQVNTFADTGSWRIDAIEGVVSVEMTDIILNNIPPPIGNEIDRAWWTGSKSGHFVSSTGIKYAGNQLFPALNSVWKGVEGMKARHIIRSIPDVPTKWLQSFDRIQQHKKQLFFKIVKWKLPGAGMLKCNTDGACRGNPGISSYAFCIRNDQGDLIYAEADTIGVATNLIAETTAIWKPLQFILLGIWQSLVVESDSLTLIKILRGESKIPWEISGMVEFLRSHLQARNIQLIHTFREGNQFADHLANEAFNHAVKVQYHNFNQLPSVARKILNMEKSQIPSHTD; encoded by the exons ATGATAGACAAAGCTTTATTTTGGAATATTCAATCAGTTAATACCCAAAATGCATTTGGGAGATTGGTCGATCTCAATAGAAGAAACAATTACAATTTTATTGCTCTTATGGAGCCTTTTCAGGCTCCGAGGGAGATTCATAATTTTAGAGTGCGGTTAGGATTTGACAATGCTTTTGTCAATAGTTCTGGGAAAATATGGATTTTTTGGCGGAATGAATGGGAAGGGGTGGTTGTGCAGAATGCTATTCAACAGCTTACAATGAAGTTTTCTTGGGGCGGGAGGATCTTTTTCATTACTTCAATCTATGCTAGGTGCGATGCCATGGAAAGATTGGAGTTATGGGAAGAATTAGAAGAAATGGATACGGCTGGTTCACCATggcttggggggggggggtttaatGTTATTTTGAACAAGGAGGAGAAGCTTGGTGGTCAGGAGTTCTCACAACATGAGGCAACAGATTTTGCAACGTGCATAAACTCATGTACATTGACAGAAGTGAGATTTACTGGGAGTAAATACACATGGTGGAATGGCAGAATTAACGATGCTTACATTTTTGAAAGGCTAGACAGAGTGTTGGTCAATCAAGAGTTTCTTGATGTCATCCCACAAGTGGAAGTGCAACACTTGTCCAGACAAG ATTTTACAGGATCCCCATTTTTGGAGCTTCATGTAaagatgaagaaagtgaaaaaggCCTTGGTGGAGTGGAGCAAAGTAGAATATGGGAATATTTTTGTGCAAATTGCAACATTGGAGGATGTTTTACTGGTAAAGGAGGCTCAATTTGAATTGCTGCCCAGCCCAGAAAACAGGGCAGAATTGTTCAAAGCGGAGGCGGAGTTGAAGAAGTTCCTCAAATTAGAGGAGGACTTTTGGAGACAAAAGGCGGGAATGAAGTGGTTCGTGGAGGGTAACagaaattctaaattttttcaCTCGTATGTTCAGGGCAAAAGAAGGAAATTACACATAACTAAGATACAGGATGTGCATGGGAATATCCTTACTGATGATACGAGGATAGGGGAGGAGGCCATTACTATTTTTCAACAACAGTTTATGGAGACTAATATTAATCAGGACTATTCTATGCTTGACTATATACCTTTGCTCATATCTGGGGAGGATAATAATGCTATGATTAAACTCCCAGACATGGAGGAGGTGAAGATGGTTGTGTTTCAATTGGATGGAAATAGTGCTGCCGGGCCGGATGGGTTCTCGGGACTATTTTTCCAAGAATGTTGGGACATTGTCTCCCAGGATGTCACCAATGTAGTCAGGGCCTTTTTTTGTGGACAAACTTTGCCAAGATATATAACTCATACTAATTTGGTTCTACTTCCAAAGAAAGATCTGGTGAGATCACTTTCAGACCTTAGACCAATTAGTTTGAGTTGCTTTATTAACAAAGTTATTTCAAGGGTCCTACATGGCAGAATTGCGGCAGTTTTGCCAAAGTTAATTTCTCCTAACCAGTCTGGATTTGTAAAGGGTAGGAGTATCTCTGAAAATGTGCTTTTAGCTCAAGAGATCATTGGTGACATTAACAAAAGAAACAAGCATACGAATGTGGTGGTGAAGCTCGACATGACAAAAGCCTATGATAGAGTCTCTTGGGTCTTTATGACAAAAGTCCTGAGGAAATTTGGATTTTCGGAGGTGATTATTGACATGATTTGTAGGCTGCTTTCAAACAATTGGTACTCAATTTGTATCAATGGGCAAATTCATGGATTATTTCAGTCTACTAGGGGTCTTAAACAAGGGGATCCTTTGTCCCCTACATTGTTTATAATTGGTGCAGAAGTTCTATCTAGGGCTCTTAATGCTCTACATTCTGATTCATCCTATTTAGGGTATGGTCTTCCCAAGTGGAGTCCCAATATTAATCATATGTCATATGCAGATGTCACAATATTATTTTGCTCTGGGGACAAGAGATCTATTATCAAGATGATGATGGTACTGCGGAGATATGAAGAAGTATCTGGAAAGTTAATTAATAAGGCTAAAAGCTACTTCTATCTTCATGAGAAAACTCCACTGATCTTCTCTATAAGGCTGAGGAAGCTTACTGGGATCAGGAAAGGGGAGTTTCCAATGACTTACCTTGGATGTACGGTGTGTTATGGGAGGAAAAAGAGCTCATATTTTGAGGATTTAATGAGGAAAGTGGCCAGAAGAATCCTATCATGGCAGAATAAGTTTCTGTCATTTGGTGGAAACTTCATTCTCATAAACCATATTCTTCAATCTATGCCTATACACCTTTTGGCAGCTCTTACACCCCCTAAAGGTGTCATAAGGAAGCTACATCAgctttttgctaaaattttttGGAGTGCCACTAATGCAGAAAAGAGAAAACATTGGGTGGCTTGGGAAGAGATGTGCTATCCTGTGAATGAAGGAGGCCTAGGGTTTAGATCTTTGGAG AGTGTTTATATTGGcaataaatattgcaaaaaaaGGCATCCTGTTTTGGCCGTGGGTACAGGTGCCTCACAAGCCTGGAGAAGTATGATTAATGGTCGGGAGGAAGTGGAGCCTTATATTTGGTGGCAATTAAAAAATGGGAACTCTAGCTTCTGGTTTGACAATTGGACTAATTTTGGGGCTCTATACTACACGGAAGGAGAACTAGCAGTCGAGGAGGAAAGACAAGTTAATACATTTGCAGATACAGGGTCCTGGAGAATTGATGCTATTGAAGGGGTTGTTTCTGTGGAGATGACAGATATAATATTGAACAATATCCCCCCTCCAATTGGGAATGAGATTGACAGGGCCTGGTGGACTGGCAGCAAATCTGGA CATTTTGTGTCAAGCACAGGTATCAAGTATGCTGGTAACCAGCTATTTCCAGCTCTGAACAGTGTTTGGAAGGGAGTGGAGGGTATGAAGGCAAGGCATATAATCAGGAGTATCCCA GATGTCCCTACAAAGTGGCTTCAAAGTTTTGACAGAATTCAGCAACATAAAAAGCAATTgttctttaaaattgttaagtGGAAGTTGCCTGGAGCAGGGATGCTCAAATGTAACACGGATGGGGCTTGTAGGGGGAACCCTGGGATCAGTTCTTATGCTTTTTGCATAAGAAATGACCAAGGTGACCTCATTTATGCTGAGGCAGATACCATTGGGGTTGCTACAAACTTGATTGCGGAAACCACTGCTATTTGGAAGCCTTTACAGTTTATACTGCTTGGCATCTGGCAATCCTTGGTAGTGGAATCGGATTCTCTGACTCTAATAAAAATCCTAAGAGGGGAATCGAAGATCCCATGGGAAATCAGTGGGATGGTGGAATTTTTACGCAGTCATTTGCAGGCGAGAAACATACAGCTAATACATACATTTAGAGAAGGTAATCAATTTGCAGACCACTTGGCAAATGAAGCATTCAATCATGCAGTGAAGGTGCAATACCATAATTTTAATCAATTACCAAGTGTTGCCAGGAAGATATTAAACATGGAGAAATCCCAAATCCCATCCCATACAGATTAG